In Luteolibacter sp. Y139, the following proteins share a genomic window:
- a CDS encoding DUF6922 domain-containing protein, with translation MPPLSDHLFWDVDRATVDPGHHAPWLVKRVLEQGRWRDWQALVAFYGKPRLEEIVTGLRSLEPRAFAFCRVWFDRPASSFRCSASTPFPHQSASC, from the coding sequence GTGCCTCCACTTTCCGACCACCTCTTCTGGGACGTCGATCGCGCCACGGTTGATCCCGGCCACCACGCCCCGTGGCTGGTCAAGCGGGTCCTGGAGCAAGGCCGCTGGCGGGACTGGCAGGCACTTGTCGCCTTCTACGGAAAGCCTCGCCTGGAAGAAATCGTCACCGGCCTTCGCAGCTTGGAACCTCGCGCCTTTGCCTTCTGTCGCGTATGGTTCGATCGTCCAGCCTCTTCATTCCGATGCTCCGCTTCGACGCCATTCCCACATCAGTCCGCGAGCTGCTAG
- a CDS encoding archaemetzincin, with protein MRLSFSKVRIVPWVMPLLIAVAGVAVGEFKGFTKEQRDASVGPVSGLKPGLRRAFTDVGQFAAKKEPKPFDWLGAHEEPGQTFGQYVGSRPNLPGPVRKKLYVLPIGTFAKGVAPDLEKLKAYTAAYFHPMPVEMLPVVADAEVPAKVRENSLTKKKQWLSTDILDWLPGKLPGDAYAMLAVTMTDLYPEESWNFVFGQASYRERVGVFSFARYHPSWTFDPVDEGTEKLVLGRAAKVLTHEMGHMFGIRHCVHYECIMGGVNHLAEADAAPMHLCPVCLRKLYYAVRFDPASRYEGLAKFYRENGFKEEEKWAAVEAASIGAAR; from the coding sequence ATGCGATTGTCGTTTTCGAAGGTGAGGATCGTGCCGTGGGTGATGCCGCTTTTGATCGCGGTAGCGGGGGTGGCGGTGGGGGAGTTCAAGGGGTTCACGAAGGAGCAACGGGATGCTTCGGTGGGCCCGGTGTCGGGATTGAAGCCGGGGCTACGGCGGGCGTTCACGGATGTGGGGCAGTTTGCGGCGAAGAAGGAGCCGAAGCCCTTCGATTGGCTCGGGGCTCATGAGGAGCCGGGGCAGACATTCGGCCAGTATGTGGGTTCGCGGCCGAACTTGCCGGGGCCTGTTAGAAAGAAGCTGTATGTGCTGCCGATCGGGACGTTCGCGAAAGGAGTGGCGCCTGATTTGGAGAAGCTGAAAGCGTATACGGCGGCGTATTTCCATCCGATGCCGGTGGAGATGCTGCCGGTGGTGGCGGATGCGGAGGTGCCGGCGAAGGTGCGCGAGAATTCGCTGACCAAGAAGAAGCAGTGGCTGAGCACGGATATCCTGGACTGGTTGCCCGGCAAGCTACCGGGGGATGCCTATGCGATGCTGGCGGTGACGATGACGGATCTTTATCCGGAGGAGAGCTGGAACTTCGTTTTCGGCCAAGCGTCCTACAGGGAGCGCGTGGGCGTCTTCAGCTTCGCGCGTTATCATCCCTCGTGGACCTTCGATCCGGTGGACGAGGGGACGGAGAAGCTGGTGCTAGGCCGTGCGGCGAAGGTGCTGACGCACGAGATGGGGCACATGTTCGGGATCCGGCACTGCGTGCACTACGAGTGCATCATGGGCGGGGTGAATCACCTGGCCGAGGCGGATGCGGCGCCGATGCACCTGTGCCCGGTGTGCCTGCGGAAGTTGTACTACGCAGTGCGGTTCGATCCGGCGTCGCGGTATGAGGGGCTGGCGAAGTTCTACCGGGAGAATGGGTTCAAGGAGGAGGAGAAGTGGGCGGCGGTGGAAGCGGCGTCGATCGGGGCGGCGAGGTGA
- a CDS encoding SEC-C metal-binding domain-containing protein — MKRGFRVVHGGKELHERLGRNDPCPCGSARRFQELLHADGALRWIAAGRLLLGSS; from the coding sequence GTGAAGCGTGGATTCCGGGTCGTTCACGGAGGAAAGGAACTCCACGAGCGGCTTGGCAGGAATGATCCCTGTCCGTGTGGATCGGCACGCCGGTTTCAAGAACTGTTGCATGCAGACGGGGCGTTACGATGGATCGCCGCGGGACGACTACTTTTAGGGAGTAGCTGA
- a CDS encoding nucleotidyl transferase AbiEii/AbiGii toxin family protein has product MLRFDAIPTSVRELLERLSAAPALQSFALAGGTSLALRFGHRLSVDLDFFTREPFDPESLLAALPLPDATIVGRSENTLTLDAHGTKLDFLRHAYPLLEPVESIDGVHLLSISDVAAMKLNAIANRGSQSACPDNPGAA; this is encoded by the coding sequence ATGCTCCGCTTCGACGCCATTCCCACATCAGTCCGCGAGCTGCTAGAGCGACTCTCGGCCGCTCCGGCGTTGCAATCCTTCGCCCTCGCGGGAGGAACCTCCCTCGCTTTGCGATTCGGCCATCGCCTCTCGGTCGACCTCGATTTCTTCACGAGAGAACCATTCGATCCCGAATCGCTTCTCGCCGCTTTGCCGTTGCCGGACGCCACCATCGTCGGCCGTAGCGAGAACACCCTCACGTTGGATGCCCATGGTACCAAGCTCGACTTCCTCCGCCACGCTTACCCTTTATTAGAGCCCGTCGAATCGATCGATGGCGTCCACTTGCTTTCCATCTCCGACGTGGCCGCCATGAAGCTCAATGCCATCGCCAACCGCGGCTCCCAATCAGCCTGTCCGGACAATCCTGGAGCAGCGTAA